GCTCGTCCGATAAGTACCCATAGAAATCTTCCTCACTGCATCTGATTGAATCGAACGTATCACTCAGAGGCGGATATGAAGCAAGTCCTATCGCCAATGCCTCCAAACGGTAAGCCGTATGCTGTAGGCTCCATATCTGCTCCACTACGTCCGGGTCCTGAAGAGATAACAATCTGATCACACGGCTTCCCATCCTTTTCGTAGCCCAAATCTGATAATTTTGATAGAGTGTTAAGCCAAGTCTCTATTGCTTCAACACTTCGACTAACAGCTTGTTCACAAGTCCAGGATTGGCTTTTCCTTTGCTCTGTTTCATCACTTGACCAACGAGGAAGCCGATCGCCTTCTCCTTGCCTGCCTGATAATCCTGTACAGAGGCCGGGTTATTGGCCACAACTTCCTGCACGATGGCCAAAATTGCGCCTTCATCGCTAATTTGCACAAGACCTTGCTCCTCAACAATTTGCTGTGGGAGCTTGCCGCTCTGCAGCATCTCTTTGAAGACCGTCTTAGCGATCTTGGAACTGATCGTCCCTTTCTCAATCAGGTTGACCATTTCGCCAAGACCCTGACCTGTCAGCTTCACTGCAGCCAATTCCAATCCGTTGCTGTTCAAATAGCCAAGCAATTCGCCCATAATCCAGTTGGATATGGATTTTGAATCAGATGTATGCTCCAGGCTGCTCTCGAACAGATCGGCAAGTGGCTTCGAGGATGTAATAACCGCGGCATCATAATCCGGCAGACCATAGTCCTTCGTATAACGTGCCTTACGGGCATCTGGAAGCTCAGGAATCGACGCACGTATCCGTGCCTTCCAATCTTCATCAATATACAGTTTAACCAGATCCGGATCTGGGAAGTAGCGATAATCATGAGCTTCTTCCTTACCGCGCATCGAGAATGTCTTGCCTTGGGAATCATCCCAGCGACGAGTCTCCTGTACAACTTCCCCGCCTTCGTCCAAAATCTCAGCTTGACGGTACTGCTCATATTCCAAGCCGCGTTGTACACCGCGGAAGGAGTTCATATTCTTCAATTCGGCACGAGTCCCGAATTCCTTCTGCCCATGAGGACGAAGGCTGATGTTCGCATCACAGCGCATCGAACCTTCTTCCATTTTTACGTCGGATACATCGCAGTACTGCATAATTGCCCGCATCTTCTCCAGATAAGCCTTCGCCTCTTCCGGCGTAGAGATTTCCGGCTCAGACACGATTTCGACGAGTGGAGTTCCGACACGGTTGAAGTCGACCAACGAAGCATAGCCGCCGTCTACATGCGTCAACTTACCCGCATCTTCTTCCAGATGAAGGCGAGTAATGCCGATGCGCTTCGTATATCCGTCCATCTCAATGTCGATATAGCCGTTCAATCCGATCGGCTGATCAAATTGAGAGATTTGATAAGCTTTTGGTGAATCAGGATAGAAGTAGTTCTTGCGGTCGAACTTGCACACATCGCCAATTTCACAATTTAGCGCCATCGCCGCCTTCATAGCATAATCTACCGCCTGGCGGTTTAACACAGGCAGCACGCCGGGGTGTCCAAGACAGACAGGACAAGTATGGCTGTTGGGTGGTGCGCCGAATTCCGTGGAGCATCCGCAGAAAATCTTCGATTTCGTATGCAGCTCCACATGCACTTCCAGTCCGATCACCGTTTCATATTTAGATGTTGACATATCGATCCTCCTGCTAACTTTAATACTGCCTCATCGCAAGATGCGAAGGGCTGTCCCATCAACTTAAGAGCGTCTTAACAGACACCGCCCATTATAGTACTTGTTTAAAAAGTCGGACTTTCAGCACCGGCTTTTTAAACTACCTCTTATAGAGATGGGCGGTGTTTATGATGATCCGTATGCGCCTCATAGGCATGAGCCACACGCAGAATTGTACTCTCATCAAATGCCTTGCCGATAATTTGCAGACCAACAGGCAAGCCATCTGCAAAGCCGCAAGGCACGCTCATGGCAGGCACCCCAGCCAAGCTCATCGGTATCGTCAAAATATCGTTGAGATACATCGTAAGCGGATCATCTACCTGGGAACCAAGCTGGAAAGCCGTCGTCGGAGCAGTAGGTCCGATAATGACATCATATTTCTCAAAGGTCCGATCGAAGTCTTGTTTGATCAGCGTGCGTACCTTCTGTGCTTTTAAATAATAAGCATCATAATAACCGGAGCTAAGAGCATAAGTTCCAAGCATAATCCGCCGCTTCACTTCCGGTCCGAAGCCCTGGCTGCGCGAATCCAGATACAGATCCAGCAGATTGCCGCCTTGCTCCGCACGTACTCCATAACGTACACCATCAAAACGCGACAGGTTGGATGACGCTTCTGAGGAAGCTAGCAAGTAGTAAGCAGCTACAGCATACTCTGTATGCGGCAACGATACTTCCTCCCATTCTGCGCCGAGCCCTTCCAATACCCGCAGAGCTTCCAGCACTGCAGCCTTGACCTGAGGATCAATGCCATCCAGATATTCCTTAGGCACCGCAATTTTAAGCCCGGAGATCTCGCCTGACAATGCACTCACATAATCCGGAATATCCACATTCGCCGAAGTAGAATCCTTCGCATCATGCCCCGCAATAGCTTGCAGCACGTAAGCAGCGTCCTCGACATTCTTCGTAATAGGTCCGATCTGATCCAGAGAAGATGCGAATGCGACCAATCCGTACCGCGATACGAGTCCATAAGTCGGCTTCAACCCAACTACTCCGCAATAGGATGCCGGTTGGCGAATCGAGCCACCTGTATCGGAACCGAGAGTGAAATAAGCTTCGCCCGCTGCAACTGCCGCAGCCGAGCCGCCACTGGAACCGCCAGGTACTCGAGTCAAATCCCATGGATTACGCACCGGATGGAAGCTTGAATTCTCATTCGAGCCGCCCATGGCGAACTCGTCCATATTCAGCTTGCCGATCGTCACAGTTTCAGCCTGCTTCAGCTTGGTTACAACCGTAGCATCATAGATCGGATTATAATTGGACAAAAATTGGCTGGCACAAGTCGTTCTTAGACCCTCTGTCACCATATTATCCTTAATTCCTGCCGGCAAACCGAATAGCAAGCCTTTGGCCTCATCGCTGCCAAGCTTGTTATCGAGGCGGGCCGCCTCAGCATGAGCCCCCTCTTCATTTAAAGTCAAATAAGCACCTACACGCTCATCATGCTCCTTAATTCTGGCGAACGCTTCCCCTACCAGATCCGTTACGGACAGCTCCTTCTTGCTGAGCTGATTATGTAGTTCCTGCAAGCGCAAATCTAATAACGTCACTCCATCTTCCTCCTTCCAAAATTTTCAGGACTAATACTTTTATTACGAGTTGAACTACCTCTTCTATTCCAATACGGCCGGAACTTTAAATTGTCCGTCTTCCTCGTCCGGTGCATTGCGGAATACTTGCTCCTGCGACAGGCTCTCATGAACCTGATCCTCCCGCATGACGTTGCTAAGCGGCAGAACATGCGTCGTCGGCTCCACATTTTCCGTATCGAGTTCATTCAATTTCTCGGCATATTGTAAAATCGCATTCAATTGTCCAGTGAACATTTCCCGCTCTTCATCATTCAATTTCAGACGTGCCAGTTTTGCAACATGTTCCACGTCTTGTACCTGGATACCCATAGTCGTCCTCCCTTTATTCGGATGAATAAAATTATATTGTAGAATGAGGTGCAATTCAATCCGTTAACGCGAAACCAAACAAAAGCCATCTACCCGTACAGAAAAAAAGAGTCCGCCCTACACAGGCCGACTCTCTTATAGAGGTTGGACACACTTATATCCAAGCTCGCAAATTCACTTGCTTAATAAACTCTGCCTGCGATAGAGGTTCCTTGGC
The window above is part of the Paenibacillus lutimineralis genome. Proteins encoded here:
- the gatB gene encoding Asp-tRNA(Asn)/Glu-tRNA(Gln) amidotransferase subunit GatB, whose product is MSTSKYETVIGLEVHVELHTKSKIFCGCSTEFGAPPNSHTCPVCLGHPGVLPVLNRQAVDYAMKAAMALNCEIGDVCKFDRKNYFYPDSPKAYQISQFDQPIGLNGYIDIEMDGYTKRIGITRLHLEEDAGKLTHVDGGYASLVDFNRVGTPLVEIVSEPEISTPEEAKAYLEKMRAIMQYCDVSDVKMEEGSMRCDANISLRPHGQKEFGTRAELKNMNSFRGVQRGLEYEQYRQAEILDEGGEVVQETRRWDDSQGKTFSMRGKEEAHDYRYFPDPDLVKLYIDEDWKARIRASIPELPDARKARYTKDYGLPDYDAAVITSSKPLADLFESSLEHTSDSKSISNWIMGELLGYLNSNGLELAAVKLTGQGLGEMVNLIEKGTISSKIAKTVFKEMLQSGKLPQQIVEEQGLVQISDEGAILAIVQEVVANNPASVQDYQAGKEKAIGFLVGQVMKQSKGKANPGLVNKLLVEVLKQ
- the gatA gene encoding Asp-tRNA(Asn)/Glu-tRNA(Gln) amidotransferase subunit GatA, with protein sequence MTLLDLRLQELHNQLSKKELSVTDLVGEAFARIKEHDERVGAYLTLNEEGAHAEAARLDNKLGSDEAKGLLFGLPAGIKDNMVTEGLRTTCASQFLSNYNPIYDATVVTKLKQAETVTIGKLNMDEFAMGGSNENSSFHPVRNPWDLTRVPGGSSGGSAAAVAAGEAYFTLGSDTGGSIRQPASYCGVVGLKPTYGLVSRYGLVAFASSLDQIGPITKNVEDAAYVLQAIAGHDAKDSTSANVDIPDYVSALSGEISGLKIAVPKEYLDGIDPQVKAAVLEALRVLEGLGAEWEEVSLPHTEYAVAAYYLLASSEASSNLSRFDGVRYGVRAEQGGNLLDLYLDSRSQGFGPEVKRRIMLGTYALSSGYYDAYYLKAQKVRTLIKQDFDRTFEKYDVIIGPTAPTTAFQLGSQVDDPLTMYLNDILTIPMSLAGVPAMSVPCGFADGLPVGLQIIGKAFDESTILRVAHAYEAHTDHHKHRPSL
- the gatC gene encoding Asp-tRNA(Asn)/Glu-tRNA(Gln) amidotransferase subunit GatC codes for the protein MGIQVQDVEHVAKLARLKLNDEEREMFTGQLNAILQYAEKLNELDTENVEPTTHVLPLSNVMREDQVHESLSQEQVFRNAPDEEDGQFKVPAVLE